DNA from Arthrobacter sp. PvP023:
TGGGCGGACTGTTCGCGCTGCTGGTCACCATCCTCATCCCCAAGGATCCCCGGCGGGAACCGCGCAAGGACGTCCGGAAACTGCTGCACGAGCTCGCCGAGGTGCTGCGCGAATGCGCGCAGGCCCTCATCAAGAGCGACTCCACCCAGGCATGGCATGCCCTGATCCGCGGCCGGAACTGCCAGCCCCTGGTGGACGCAATGCGCCATACCCTGCGCGCGTCCGGTGAGGTGGCCACGCTCGCACCGGCGTACCGCAGGCACCGCGATGAGCTGGACCGGCTCGAGCAGTCGCTGGACTTCATCGACCTGGCGCTCCGTAACAGCCGCGTTTTTGCGCGCAGGCTGACCAGCGCCATCAACCATGCCGCGTTGTCCGACGAAGCCACCGAAAACATCGCCGAGGTGCTGCAGGAAACCGCCGCCGCCATCGACGAGCTGTCCCTGGGCCTTGCCGAAACGCACGACGGTGCTCGGCGGGCCCATCTCCGGACGGCCCGGCAGGACCTGAGCGGGATCGCACTGCGCCTGCACCCGAAGCTGCTGGAAGTCCAGCGCCTCGAGGGCGAAACGGTGGTCATGCTGTTCCGCCCGCTGATGGTGGACCTGCTCGAAGCCAGCGGAATGGACTCCCGGGAGGCCAGGGACATTCTCCCGCCGCTGTAGTAGCAGGATCCCGCTGGTTGAACTCGTCGAAGCCGGGACCCCGACGAGCTGGCGCCGGGATGTCACTGCCCCCGGATAGTGTGGAGCAATGGCAACCAAGACTTCCCGGGCATCCAAAGCCCCGGCCTACAAATGCGCCGAATGCGGCTGGACCACCGTCAAATGGGTGGGGCGCTGTGGCGAGTGCCAGGCGTGGGGCACCGTGGAGGAAACCGGCGCCGCCGTTGCGCGTACGACGGCGGCCACCACCGTTGTGGAGCCCGCCCGCCGGATCGCCGACGTCGATGCCACCACGGCGGCGTTCCTCCCGACGGGCGTGGATGAACTGGACCGCGTGCTCGGCGGCGGGCTGGTTCCGGGCGCAGTGATCCTGCTGGCCGGCGAGCCCGGGGTGGGCAAGTCCACGCTGCTCCTGGATGTTGCCGCCAAGTTCGCCCGCACGGCGCAGGACGTCCTCTACATCACGGGTGAGGAATCCGCTGCGCAGGTCAAACTGCGGGCGGACCGGATCGACGCTGTTGCAGAGTCCCTCTACCTTTCGGCCGAAACGGATCTTGGCCAGGCGCTCGGGCAAGTGGAGAAGCTGGAACCGCGGCTGCTGGTGGTGGACTCCGTCCAGACCCTCAGCAGTGCCGACGTCGAGGGCAGCGCCGGCGGCGTCTCCCAGGTGCGCGAGGTGGCCGCCTCCCTGATCGCCGCGGCCAAGCGCCGCAACATGACCACGCTCCTGGTGGGGCACGTGACCAAGGACGGCTCCATCGCCGGGCCCCGCCTCCTGGAGCACCTGGTGGACGTGGTCTGCCAGTTCGAGGGCGAGCGCCACTCGCGGCTCCGGCTGCTGCGGGCCGTGAAAAACCGGTACGGACCCACGGACGACGTCGGCTGCTTCGACCTCAACGAGGACGGCATCGTAGGCCTTGCCGATCCCAGCGGCCTGTTCGTCTCCCGGACCAAGGAGCCTGTGTCCGGCACGTGCATCACCGTGACTTTGGAAGGCCGCCGGCCGCTGCTGGCGGAGGTGCAGTCGCTCCTGGCCGAGAGCGCCAGTTCGCAGCCCCGCCGTGCCACCAGCGGCCTGGACAGCTCCCGGGTGGCCATGCTGCTTGCCGTGCTCCAGCAGCGCGCCGGCTGCCTGCTGCACAAGGATGATTCCTATGTGGCAACGGTGGGCGGCGTGAAGCTCAGCGAGCCGGCAACCGACCTTGCCGTGGCGCTGGCCGTGGCTTCGGCCAAGGCAAAAAAGCCGCTGCCCATCCGGCTGATTGCCTTTGGCGAGGTGGGACTGGCCGGTGAAGTCCGTCCCGTTCCAGGCATCAACCAGCGCATCCAGGAAGCCCACCGGCTGGGCTTTACCCACGCCGTGGTGCCGGCGAGCCCCAACGGCCCCGGACCGGTTCCCGCCGGTTTCTCCGTTCGGGAAGTGGGGCATCTGGCCGAAGCCCTGAGCCTGCTCATCAGCTGAGCGTCAGATGGTGGACCAGCCCCCGTCGCTGGGCAGAATCGCTCCGTTGACGTTGGCCGAGTCCTCGCTGAGCAGCCAGGTTATGGCTGCGGCGAGCTGGGCGGGCTGCGCCACCGAACCTACGGTGGCCTGCAGGATGGGGCCGATCCGCCCTGCCGCGAAGTCCGACTTCCAGGGCGCCTCGATGTTGGTGGCAACAGCCCCCGGTGCCACCGCGTTCGCCCGGATCCCCTGGGGTCCATAAAAGAACGCCACGCTCTTGGTGAAGCCCACCAGCGCGTGCTTGGACGACGTGTAGGCCACGCCGGAAGCGGACGCCCGCAGCGACGCCTCGGACGCCACGTTCACGATGGTGCCCGTTCCGGCCGCCAGCATCAGCGGCAGGACCGCCCGGGTGAGGCGCATGGGGCCTGTCAGGTTGACGCTGAACACCCTGTCCCAGGTGGCATCGTCCACCTCGGCCGGCGGCAGGAAGGCGTCCATTATCCCTGCGACGTTGGCCAGCCCGTCCACCCGGCCGTCGGCGGCAGCCACAATCGCGGCGGTGGTCTCCGCCTCGGCCACGTCTCCGGTGACCGTGACGACGTCGAACCCGCGCAGTCCGGCGGCAAGGTCCGCCAGCCGCTGCTCCAGAACGTCCGTGGCGATGACCCTCGCGCCCTCATGTGCCAGGCGGGTGGCGGTGGCCAGTCCGATCCCGGAGCCCGCTCCGGTCACGATCACGGTT
Protein-coding regions in this window:
- a CDS encoding aromatic acid exporter family protein, with product MAIPAGLSASGRFLRGRIRTGLVRSRNSLIPAVQMTGCAVGAYAFAEYVLGHSGPLFAATSSLIALGFSREPRLRRVVEVGLGCTIGIAVGDLLLHWLGGDIWVAAVVLLTSILLARFLDSGNIFTTQLGLQSLLVVLLPAPAGGPFTRSIDAIVGGLFALLVTILIPKDPRREPRKDVRKLLHELAEVLRECAQALIKSDSTQAWHALIRGRNCQPLVDAMRHTLRASGEVATLAPAYRRHRDELDRLEQSLDFIDLALRNSRVFARRLTSAINHAALSDEATENIAEVLQETAAAIDELSLGLAETHDGARRAHLRTARQDLSGIALRLHPKLLEVQRLEGETVVMLFRPLMVDLLEASGMDSREARDILPPL
- the radA gene encoding DNA repair protein RadA, producing the protein MATKTSRASKAPAYKCAECGWTTVKWVGRCGECQAWGTVEETGAAVARTTAATTVVEPARRIADVDATTAAFLPTGVDELDRVLGGGLVPGAVILLAGEPGVGKSTLLLDVAAKFARTAQDVLYITGEESAAQVKLRADRIDAVAESLYLSAETDLGQALGQVEKLEPRLLVVDSVQTLSSADVEGSAGGVSQVREVAASLIAAAKRRNMTTLLVGHVTKDGSIAGPRLLEHLVDVVCQFEGERHSRLRLLRAVKNRYGPTDDVGCFDLNEDGIVGLADPSGLFVSRTKEPVSGTCITVTLEGRRPLLAEVQSLLAESASSQPRRATSGLDSSRVAMLLAVLQQRAGCLLHKDDSYVATVGGVKLSEPATDLAVALAVASAKAKKPLPIRLIAFGEVGLAGEVRPVPGINQRIQEAHRLGFTHAVVPASPNGPGPVPAGFSVREVGHLAEALSLLIS
- a CDS encoding SDR family NAD(P)-dependent oxidoreductase, yielding MPPAAYPSRFAGQTVIVTGAGSGIGLATATRLAHEGARVIATDVLEQRLADLAAGLRGFDVVTVTGDVAEAETTAAIVAAADGRVDGLANVAGIMDAFLPPAEVDDATWDRVFSVNLTGPMRLTRAVLPLMLAAGTGTIVNVASEASLRASASGVAYTSSKHALVGFTKSVAFFYGPQGIRANAVAPGAVATNIEAPWKSDFAAGRIGPILQATVGSVAQPAQLAAAITWLLSEDSANVNGAILPSDGGWSTI